The Pseudomonas protegens genome contains the following window.
CGTGCAACGGTGGCTTGAGCATCCCCCGGCTTGCATTGGCCGCAGTCAGTCTCCCGCGTTGAGGTACACCCGTTGGCCGCCTTTCCAGGTTTCGCGGATCTTGATGTCGCGAATCTGGGTGGCCGGGACCTTCTCGTCCAACGGGTTCTGATCGAGGATCACGAAGTCGGCGAAATTCCCGTCCTGCAGCGACCCGGTCCAGGCCTCGGCATGACACTGCCAGGCGGCGTCGTAGGTGATGGCTTTCAGCGCCTGTTGGCGGGTCAGGCACTCGGCTTCATTGAGGATCGGTTGCAGGCGCGGGTCGTTGACGAACTGCTGGTCATGATTGCGGATGCCCTCCATCTTGCGGGTCACCGCCTGTTCCATCGAGCGCAGGGGCCCCAGCGGGGTCACCGAATAGTCGCTGTGCAGGGAAATCCGCAGCTCGTGGTCCAGGGCCGACTTGCAAAGGTCGAGCATCTTCTGGGCCTTGCTCTCGAAAATGGCTTTGTCGAAGGCATAGCCCCAATAGCCGACATGACCAATCAGGAAGCTCGGTGACAGACCCAGGCGCTGCATGGTCTTCAGGGTTTTCGGGGTGAGCAGGGAGCAGTGTTCGATGCGATGGCGCTTGTCCAGGCCGCTCTGGCCCTGCAGGGCCAGGTCATAGGCCTGCAGAGTGAATTCGATGGCCCGGTCGCCGTTGGCATGGATCATCAGCGGCCAGCCCTTTTTCACCGCCGCGTGGATAAAGTCCCTGTAGCGAACCGGCAGTTCTTTCGGGGTGTCGTTGCCCTCATCGCACAGATTGAAGTTGCCCACCGGGCGATCGGTCTTGCAGCAGTAGTCCGCGACCTGATAGCCGGTCAACCCCTGGTTGGAACCGTCCGAGATCACCTTGATCGAGCCCTGATACAGGTGTTTGGCCTCTTCCCGCGTGACCGGCCGATAGTCCGGCAGCAGTTTGAGGGCGTCGAGCGAGTTGTTGCAGGCGGCGGCATAGCCGATCCGCAGCGTTCTGGGGTGGGTCAGGAAGTAGGCGTTCAACACCAGTTTCGACAGGGGATCCATCATCGCGTCGTACAGCAGGGTGATCCCGCGGCTGGCAGCGGTCTGGAAGAAGGTGTCCAGACGCTTGAAGATCTTCAGCATCTGCAGCTTCTGCTTGGCGGGAATCGACAGGATCCCGGCCACGATCTGGGTTTCCTGCAGCACACCGTTCTGAACCATGATCCCGGTTTTTTCATGAACCAGGTCCCTGGCCGCCGTGTTCATGTAGGCGCTGTGCATGGACGCGCTGATCAGCAGCATCGGTCGTTTGGCCTCGATGGTGTCCAGGTAGCCCTCTTCGGGCGTGTCGCCACATTGCAGGGTAATGAGCTGGTTCAGTCCCCCCGGCACCACCTTGAAGGGCATCAGCGCCGGATCGACCAGATGCCCGAGGACCCAGCTGGAACTGTCCTCGGGCAGGTTGCTCTGAATGGTTTCTTTCAGCCAGTTCCAGTTGTAGACAGGCCGCAGCCGCTGGCTGCGTGGGTCGCTCTGCGGGTCGCTGTCGAGGGGCTCGGGCTCGATGGCGCCCAGGTTCAGCCAGCCGTCCATGGCGCAGCTTTGCACGATGTGGGCGTGTGGCTCGACCAGGCCGGGCAGCAGGGTCTTGCCCTGCAGCGACTGCCGCTTGTACTCGATGCCCAGGGCCTGCATGCGGGCTTCGACAGCGGCCAGGGTGCCCGAGGCGACCACGTCGCCGGCATGGATGCCCAGGGCTTCTACCCGTTGCTCCATGTTGCCGTCGCGCAGGGGGTAGATGATGCCGTCATGAAAAACCAGGGACTCGCCGCTCGGATCCTTGGCGGTGCCATGGGCGGCGTTTGCGTGACTGGCGATGTAGCTGGCGGGGTCGAGGGTGTCTTTCAGTGCTTCCCAGACGGGGTTATGGCAGCCGCACTGGATGTAATCGTGATCATTTCCATTTGATCCCATGATGCTTTCCTCAGGTTTTCGGTGGTGATGAGGCGTTGTGGAGGGGGGCGAACCCGGGCCCTTCAAGGTGGACAGCGAGCCGGCTCGGGCTGAGCGTAGCAGCGCTTTGCCCGCAGGACAGGGCAGTCGTCGGGGGGCGCCGGACCACCTCCGGCGCCCCGGGTGGGGCGGTTGGCGCGGGTGCGGATCAGAGCTTGATCAGCACCGATTTCAGCTCGGTGTAGTGCTCGATGGCGGTATGGCCCATTTCCCGGCCAACCCCGGACATCTTGTAGCCGCCAAACGGCAGCGCCGGGTCCAGGGCGCTGTGGCAGTTGACCCACACCGAACCGGACTTGATCCGCGGGATCATCCGGTGCACCGCCGCCAGGTCGTTGGACCAGATGCTCGCGCCGAGGCCGTAGGGGCTGTCGTTGGCCAGGCGCAGGGCGTCGGCTTCATCGTCGAAGGGAATCGCCACCAGCACCGGGCCGAAGATCTCTTCCTGAACCAGGGCATGCCGCTGGTCGACATCGGCGATCACCGTCGGCTTGACGAAATACCCCGGGCCGAACTGCTCGCCGCCGCAGGCGATGGTGGCCCCGCTGTCGCGGCCCATCTCGATGTAGCGATAGACCCGTTCCTGCTGGCGCGCGGAAATCAGCGGGCCCATGTCGACGCTACTGTCCAGGCCATTGCCCAGCTTCATGGCGTTGGCGATGCCGGCAATGTCGGCCACCACGTTGTCAAAATGCTTGCGCTGCACATACAGCCGCGAACCGGCGCAGCACACCTGGCCCTGGTTGAAGAAGATCGCGCTGGCGGCCCCGGCCGCTGCGCTACTCAGGTCGGCGTCGGCCATGACGATGGTCGGCGACTTGCCCCCCAGTTCCAGGGTTACCCGGGTCATGGAGTCCATGGCGATCTTGCCGATTTCCTTGCCCACGGCGGTGGAGCCGGTGAAGGTCAGCTTGTCCACCAGGGGGTTGCGGGTCAGGGCGGAACCGGCGGTGATGCCGGTGCCGGTGACCACGTTGAACACGCCATCGGGGTAGCCGGCTTCCTGCACCAGCTCCGCCAGCTTCAGGGCGCTGAGCGGGGTTTCGTCGGCCGGCTTGAGCACCAGGGTGCAACCGGTGGCCAGGGCCGGGCCGAGTTTCCAGCAGGCCAGCAGCAGGGGGAAGTTCCAGGCGACGATGGCGCCGACCACGCCCACCGCCTCGCGGCGGATGAAACTGTGGAACTGATCATCCGGCATCAACGGCAGCGACACCTCGACGCTGGAGCCTTCGATCTTGGTCGCCCAGCCGGCCATGTAGCGCAAGAAATCGATGGACAGCTGCACGTCCATGGCCTGGGCCACGGCGGCGCTCTTGCCGTTGTTCAGGCATTCCAGCTGGGCCAGCAGCTCGGCGTCGCGCTGCATCAGGTCGGCGAGCTTCCACAGCAGGTTCTGCCGTTCCCGGGGGCGGGTGCGGGTCCAGGGCGAATCGTCGAACGCCTGGCGCGCCGCCTGTACCGCGCGATCGACGTCGTCCACCGTGGCCCGGGGCACCAGGCACAGCTGTTCGCCGGTGGCGGGGTTGCGCAGGGGCATGGTCTGGCCGTCGGCGGCCTCGACCCAATGGGCGCCGATCAACATGCGCGGGGCGCGCTGGATAAACGCCGTGGTAGCGGCGAGCAGGGGGGCAATAGCCATGGCGAAGCCTCTTGTTGTAGGTGAGGCAGGGGCTTTCGCAATGGCTGTGCCAGATTCGTGCGGGCGCCGGGGCCCCGCG
Protein-coding sequences here:
- a CDS encoding aldehyde dehydrogenase, encoding MAIAPLLAATTAFIQRAPRMLIGAHWVEAADGQTMPLRNPATGEQLCLVPRATVDDVDRAVQAARQAFDDSPWTRTRPRERQNLLWKLADLMQRDAELLAQLECLNNGKSAAVAQAMDVQLSIDFLRYMAGWATKIEGSSVEVSLPLMPDDQFHSFIRREAVGVVGAIVAWNFPLLLACWKLGPALATGCTLVLKPADETPLSALKLAELVQEAGYPDGVFNVVTGTGITAGSALTRNPLVDKLTFTGSTAVGKEIGKIAMDSMTRVTLELGGKSPTIVMADADLSSAAAGAASAIFFNQGQVCCAGSRLYVQRKHFDNVVADIAGIANAMKLGNGLDSSVDMGPLISARQQERVYRYIEMGRDSGATIACGGEQFGPGYFVKPTVIADVDQRHALVQEEIFGPVLVAIPFDDEADALRLANDSPYGLGASIWSNDLAAVHRMIPRIKSGSVWVNCHSALDPALPFGGYKMSGVGREMGHTAIEHYTELKSVLIKL
- a CDS encoding amidohydrolase, translating into MGSNGNDHDYIQCGCHNPVWEALKDTLDPASYIASHANAAHGTAKDPSGESLVFHDGIIYPLRDGNMEQRVEALGIHAGDVVASGTLAAVEARMQALGIEYKRQSLQGKTLLPGLVEPHAHIVQSCAMDGWLNLGAIEPEPLDSDPQSDPRSQRLRPVYNWNWLKETIQSNLPEDSSSWVLGHLVDPALMPFKVVPGGLNQLITLQCGDTPEEGYLDTIEAKRPMLLISASMHSAYMNTAARDLVHEKTGIMVQNGVLQETQIVAGILSIPAKQKLQMLKIFKRLDTFFQTAASRGITLLYDAMMDPLSKLVLNAYFLTHPRTLRIGYAAACNNSLDALKLLPDYRPVTREEAKHLYQGSIKVISDGSNQGLTGYQVADYCCKTDRPVGNFNLCDEGNDTPKELPVRYRDFIHAAVKKGWPLMIHANGDRAIEFTLQAYDLALQGQSGLDKRHRIEHCSLLTPKTLKTMQRLGLSPSFLIGHVGYWGYAFDKAIFESKAQKMLDLCKSALDHELRISLHSDYSVTPLGPLRSMEQAVTRKMEGIRNHDQQFVNDPRLQPILNEAECLTRQQALKAITYDAAWQCHAEAWTGSLQDGNFADFVILDQNPLDEKVPATQIRDIKIRETWKGGQRVYLNAGD